A region from the Caldicellulosiruptor naganoensis genome encodes:
- a CDS encoding chemotaxis protein CheW encodes MQEELLSNKVAEFEETMKDMYLIFKVDDQLYGIEIKYVIEIIGLIPITYVPNQEEYVKGIINLRGKIIPVIDARMRLSKPQKEYNERTCVIVISIDDFLAGIIVDHVSEVAVINKDQISPLPPTYEKIDERFFRGVANLNERLVLIIDCETFVKPDRINL; translated from the coding sequence ATGCAAGAAGAATTGTTAAGTAATAAAGTAGCTGAGTTTGAAGAAACTATGAAAGATATGTATCTTATATTCAAAGTAGATGACCAGTTATATGGGATAGAGATTAAGTATGTCATAGAGATTATAGGACTTATACCCATAACCTATGTGCCAAATCAAGAGGAATATGTTAAAGGAATAATTAATTTGAGGGGGAAAATCATTCCTGTGATAGACGCAAGAATGAGACTTTCCAAACCACAAAAAGAATATAACGAAAGGACCTGTGTAATTGTTATAAGTATAGATGATTTTTTAGCTGGTATTATTGTTGACCATGTGAGCGAGGTTGCTGTGATAAATAAGGACCAAATTAGTCCTTTGCCACCCACATATGAGAAAATAGACGAAAGGTTTTTTAGAGGTGTTGCAAACTTAAACGAAAGACTTGTGTTGATAATTGATTGTGAAACTTTTGTTAAGCCGGATAGGATAAATCTTTAA
- a CDS encoding purine-nucleoside phosphorylase has translation MSYYEKVKEASEFIKGKIPSVPEVAIILGSGLGNFVEAMEDRIEIKYSEIPHFPVSTVKGHKGNLVFGIVKGRKVLAFQGRFHLYEGYKAQEVVIGVRAAGLLGVKNLIVTNAAGGISPLLSPGDLMVIKDHINLSGENPAIGPEAERFGERFFDMTYAYDREMIEKAKDVYKKNRVDYKEGIYAFLKGPSYETPSEIKMLKIIGADAVGMSTVLEVIAARQMNMRVFGVSCITNMAAGILEKKLSHQEVIEVTKLVEEKFIKIIRDLIEII, from the coding sequence ATGTCGTATTATGAGAAAGTAAAAGAAGCATCAGAGTTTATAAAAGGTAAGATTCCAAGTGTGCCAGAGGTTGCTATTATTCTGGGCAGTGGACTTGGCAACTTTGTTGAGGCAATGGAAGATAGAATTGAGATTAAATATTCAGAGATACCTCATTTTCCTGTGTCTACTGTCAAAGGACACAAGGGCAACTTGGTTTTTGGAATAGTAAAAGGAAGAAAGGTTTTAGCCTTTCAGGGAAGATTTCATCTTTATGAAGGGTATAAGGCTCAAGAGGTTGTAATTGGTGTGAGGGCAGCTGGACTTTTGGGCGTGAAAAACCTAATTGTTACAAACGCGGCAGGGGGAATTTCGCCTCTGCTTTCTCCTGGAGACTTGATGGTGATAAAAGACCATATAAATCTTTCAGGTGAAAATCCGGCAATTGGACCTGAAGCAGAGAGATTTGGTGAAAGATTTTTTGATATGACATATGCATATGACAGAGAAATGATTGAAAAAGCAAAAGATGTCTACAAAAAAAATAGAGTTGATTATAAAGAAGGTATATATGCATTTTTAAAAGGTCCTTCGTATGAAACGCCTTCGGAGATAAAGATGCTAAAAATTATTGGTGCAGATGCTGTTGGTATGTCAACAGTTTTGGAAGTTATTGCAGCACGACAAATGAATATGAGAGTATTTGGAGTTTCATGTATAACAAACATGGCAGCAGGGATTCTTGAAAAAAAACTTTCACATCAAGAGGTCATAGAAGTTACAAAGTTAGTTGAGGAAAAGTTTATAAAAATAATTAGGGATTTGATAGAGATTATTTAA
- a CDS encoding response regulator → MKKVLIVDDAAFVRYSLRQTLEKYGFEVVGEACDGKSCIKLFQQLHPDIVTLDITMPEMNGIEVLKKIMEIDKNAKVVMITALGQEEKVKEAVLNGAKGFIVKPYKEEHLVKVLASL, encoded by the coding sequence ATGAAAAAAGTTTTAATAGTAGACGATGCAGCATTTGTAAGGTATTCTCTAAGACAGACATTAGAAAAATATGGGTTTGAAGTTGTGGGTGAAGCATGTGATGGGAAAAGCTGCATAAAACTTTTTCAGCAACTCCATCCAGATATTGTAACTCTTGATATTACAATGCCTGAGATGAACGGTATAGAAGTTTTGAAAAAGATTATGGAGATTGACAAGAATGCAAAAGTTGTCATGATAACTGCTTTAGGACAAGAAGAAAAAGTAAAAGAGGCAGTATTAAATGGAGCAAAAGGGTTTATAGTAAAGCCATACAAAGAAGAACATTTGGTTAAGGTCTTGGCCTCTTTATAA
- a CDS encoding chemotaxis protein CheA: MNEVQKDPMFEVFMSEAKEIVNSLERIFIELKEGNRNFDVAVTEALRFFHTLKGSSAMMGFDNISKVCHRVEDIFVCMRDEGKQPINLDNFILDMLKLVDFLTIQINRIENLQQPQDAENIEEVFEKIEMSLAENGKAQTESEKRYHIRLLFEEGWEMENLRAFLIVQNLKQYVKVLEYLPSDIEVNMASSEKIKKDGFFISIETLLKKEDIVKLFENFAWVKDIKIEEVSEKASLTKEISSWQNAVQSTHKLINVNIEKVDKLIDLIGEVVITFSMIVQHQEIKTDENSSFKNLTLQMSKLIRELQEVAMSMRMLPLSSTFQRLKRTVIEMSAKLQKPVDVHITGEETELDKVLIEHLTDPLIHIIRNAVDHGIEDKEERLKKGKNITGNVYISAKNSGSEVVISIEDDGRGLDKEKILQRALERGIINSPDDIGEDEIFELIFQPGFSTKEEATEYSGRGVGLDIVKNSIQKIGGRIFVESEKDRGTRFTIRIPLTLAIIDGMLIDVDGNVFVVPLSSIVETFKLEKQQIVLENEVPFVYRRGTCFSVIDLNKIFYGNDIRNKEKTYYLGILITNGEKNGILLVDNMISQQQIVIKTLPAILKQVRGISGCTLLGSGNIAFILDIDALLER; this comes from the coding sequence GTGAATGAAGTACAAAAAGACCCCATGTTTGAGGTATTTATGAGCGAAGCAAAAGAGATAGTAAATTCACTTGAGAGGATTTTTATCGAACTCAAAGAAGGAAACAGAAACTTTGATGTAGCAGTAACAGAAGCTCTAAGATTTTTCCATACATTAAAAGGTTCTTCAGCGATGATGGGGTTTGACAACATATCTAAGGTTTGTCACAGAGTTGAAGACATCTTTGTTTGTATGAGAGATGAAGGTAAACAACCAATAAACCTTGATAATTTTATTTTAGACATGTTGAAGTTAGTTGACTTTTTAACCATTCAGATAAATCGTATAGAAAACTTGCAGCAGCCTCAAGATGCAGAAAATATCGAAGAGGTTTTCGAAAAGATTGAAATGAGTTTAGCAGAAAATGGTAAGGCGCAAACCGAAAGCGAGAAAAGATATCACATAAGGTTGCTTTTTGAAGAAGGCTGGGAAATGGAGAATTTGAGGGCCTTTCTAATTGTCCAAAATTTGAAACAGTATGTCAAAGTATTAGAATACCTGCCTTCTGATATTGAGGTTAATATGGCATCTTCAGAAAAAATCAAAAAAGATGGTTTTTTTATTTCAATTGAAACTTTACTTAAAAAGGAAGATATAGTTAAACTTTTTGAAAACTTTGCATGGGTAAAAGATATTAAAATTGAAGAAGTATCAGAAAAAGCTTCTTTAACAAAAGAGATAAGTTCATGGCAGAATGCTGTACAATCTACTCATAAACTGATAAATGTTAATATTGAAAAAGTTGATAAGCTAATAGACCTCATTGGCGAAGTGGTAATAACTTTTTCAATGATTGTGCAACACCAAGAAATAAAAACTGATGAGAATAGCAGTTTCAAAAATTTAACGCTTCAGATGTCAAAGCTAATAAGAGAACTTCAAGAAGTTGCAATGTCGATGCGTATGCTACCGCTTTCTTCAACATTTCAAAGGCTAAAAAGGACCGTTATTGAGATGTCTGCAAAACTTCAAAAACCAGTTGATGTTCATATCACCGGTGAGGAAACTGAGCTTGACAAAGTTTTGATAGAACACTTAACAGATCCACTGATTCATATAATTAGAAATGCTGTAGATCATGGAATAGAAGACAAAGAAGAAAGATTAAAAAAAGGCAAAAATATAACTGGTAATGTATATATAAGTGCTAAAAATAGCGGGTCTGAAGTGGTTATTAGCATTGAGGATGATGGTAGAGGTCTTGATAAAGAGAAAATATTACAAAGAGCTTTAGAAAGAGGTATTATAAACTCACCTGATGATATTGGAGAAGATGAAATTTTTGAATTAATATTTCAGCCAGGATTTTCTACTAAAGAAGAAGCTACAGAATATTCAGGAAGAGGTGTGGGTCTTGACATTGTTAAAAATAGCATTCAAAAAATTGGGGGAAGAATTTTTGTTGAGTCTGAAAAGGACAGAGGTACAAGATTTACAATTAGAATCCCTCTCACTTTAGCAATAATTGATGGAATGTTAATTGATGTTGACGGCAATGTTTTTGTTGTACCATTGAGCTCAATAGTAGAGACATTTAAACTTGAAAAGCAGCAGATAGTATTGGAAAACGAAGTTCCGTTTGTGTACAGAAGAGGCACATGTTTTAGTGTAATTGATTTGAACAAGATTTTTTATGGAAATGATATACGTAATAAAGAAAAAACATATTATTTAGGAATACTTATTACGAATGGTGAAAAAAATGGTATTTTGCTTGTTGACAATATGATTTCGCAACAACAGATAGTTATAAAAACTCTGCCTGCTATTTTAAAGCAGGTAAGAGGCATTTCAGGATGTACACTCCTTGGAAGTGGGAATATAGCATTTATTTTGGATATTGATGCTTTACTTGAAAGGTAG
- the cdd gene encoding cytidine deaminase, whose product MKYLTEIDDTLKGILNLAKEQQNRAYAPYSNFKVGAAVLTQSGKVYLGCNIENASYSLTICAERVALFKAISEGHKDIKAIFVIGPQNEPISPCGACRQVILELAKDATIYLSNFDMTKIIETNAKELLPYGFNL is encoded by the coding sequence ATGAAATACTTAACCGAGATTGATGATACATTAAAGGGTATTTTGAATTTAGCAAAAGAACAGCAGAATAGAGCCTATGCACCCTATTCAAACTTTAAAGTTGGGGCAGCGGTTTTAACACAAAGTGGAAAAGTGTATTTAGGCTGTAATATTGAGAATGCTTCGTATTCTCTGACAATCTGTGCTGAAAGAGTTGCTCTTTTCAAAGCAATTTCAGAGGGCCACAAGGATATTAAAGCTATTTTTGTAATCGGTCCTCAAAATGAACCTATTTCACCGTGTGGTGCGTGTAGGCAGGTGATACTTGAGCTTGCAAAAGATGCTACAATATATCTTTCAAACTTTGATATGACTAAAATTATCGAAACTAACGCGAAAGAACTTTTACCTTATGGCTTTAATTTATAG
- a CDS encoding pyrimidine-nucleoside phosphorylase, whose translation MLITEIIRKKRDGFELNKDELEFLINGYINDEIPDYQMAAFLMAVYFRGMTKEELTTFTMLMAQSGEMVDLSKIEGIKVDKHSSGGIADTTTLVLIPLAASVGVKVAKMSGRGLSHTGGTIDKLESIPGFRTELSKDEFIEAVNRVGAAIVGQSKDLVPADKKIYALRDVTATVESIPLIASSVMSKKIAAGADKIILDVKFGKGAFMKRYEDAKELAKTMVEIGSLAGRETVAYVTDMNQPLGLMIGNSLEVIEAIEVLKGRGHEDLRNLCTEFATEMMILSGIEKDRERAKERLIESIEKGWALKKFEEIIQNQGGNPEVVNDYSLLPQAKYVYELICEEDLYIKDIDALKLGITALKLGSGRQKKEDVIDYSVGIQLFGKIGSRIEKGKPYAKIYANDEKKLSEVISDVKEAFEFSREYVEKKKVIFAKITKDAIIEM comes from the coding sequence ATGTTGATAACTGAAATTATACGCAAAAAGAGAGATGGGTTTGAGCTTAATAAGGATGAATTAGAGTTTCTAATAAATGGGTATATTAATGATGAAATTCCTGATTATCAGATGGCAGCATTTTTGATGGCAGTTTATTTTCGAGGAATGACAAAAGAAGAGCTGACTACTTTTACAATGCTGATGGCTCAGTCAGGTGAGATGGTAGACCTGAGTAAAATAGAGGGGATAAAGGTTGACAAACATTCAAGCGGTGGGATAGCTGACACAACAACTCTTGTACTAATACCTCTTGCAGCATCAGTTGGAGTAAAGGTTGCTAAAATGTCAGGTAGAGGACTTTCACACACAGGTGGCACAATTGACAAGTTAGAGTCAATTCCGGGATTTAGGACAGAGCTTTCTAAAGATGAGTTTATTGAAGCTGTCAACAGGGTTGGAGCGGCAATTGTTGGACAGTCGAAAGACCTTGTTCCTGCTGACAAAAAGATTTATGCTCTGAGAGATGTTACAGCAACAGTTGAGTCAATTCCGCTCATTGCATCCTCTGTTATGAGCAAAAAGATAGCAGCAGGGGCTGATAAGATAATTCTTGATGTCAAATTTGGAAAAGGTGCTTTTATGAAAAGATATGAGGATGCAAAAGAACTTGCCAAGACAATGGTTGAGATTGGCAGTTTGGCTGGCAGGGAAACAGTGGCATATGTGACTGATATGAATCAGCCGCTTGGACTGATGATAGGGAATTCCTTAGAGGTTATTGAAGCGATAGAGGTATTAAAAGGAAGAGGGCATGAGGATTTGAGAAACCTTTGTACTGAATTTGCAACAGAGATGATGATTTTATCGGGTATTGAGAAAGATAGAGAAAGAGCAAAAGAAAGACTTATTGAAAGCATTGAAAAAGGCTGGGCGCTCAAAAAGTTTGAAGAGATAATTCAAAACCAAGGTGGAAATCCTGAGGTTGTTAATGATTATTCACTACTGCCCCAGGCAAAATATGTTTATGAGTTGATATGTGAAGAAGACCTATATATAAAAGATATAGATGCTTTGAAACTTGGAATAACTGCTTTGAAACTTGGTAGCGGTAGACAGAAAAAGGAAGATGTTATTGACTACTCAGTTGGAATACAGCTTTTTGGTAAGATAGGTAGCAGGATTGAGAAAGGGAAACCTTATGCGAAAATTTATGCTAACGATGAAAAGAAGTTAAGTGAAGTTATTTCAGATGTCAAAGAGGCTTTTGAGTTTTCACGTGAATATGTTGAGAAGAAAAAGGTTATATTTGCTAAAATAACAAAAGATGCTATTATTGAAATGTAA
- a CDS encoding phosphopentomutase, translating into MKVVLIVLDSVGVGELEDAKLYGDEGSNTLSNTSYAVGGIELKNMYKLGIGNITDIKGTPPNPNPIGVFGKSKEKSKGKDTITGHWEIAGVVLEEPFKTFPEGFPEELIKEFERQIGRKVLGNKVASGTEIIKELGEQHMKTGYPIVYTSADSVFQIAAHEEVIPLDELYKICEIARRMLVGKWLVARVIARPFVGKDRSSFVRTYNRKDFAVEPPYETLLDNIKEAGLEVVGIGKIEDIFAKRGLSISIHTEGNMDGIDKTLKMMDEVKDGLIFTNLVDYDMLYGHRNDPHGYAKALIDFDTRLPEIMKKLKEDDILIITADHGCDPTTPSTDHSREYVPIIVYGQNVKKGHDLGTRKSFADIGQTIAEYLNIKPLKFGESFLKEIMIK; encoded by the coding sequence ATGAAAGTGGTTTTGATTGTGCTTGATAGTGTAGGGGTAGGCGAACTTGAAGATGCTAAACTGTATGGTGATGAAGGCAGCAACACTTTGTCAAATACTTCTTATGCTGTTGGTGGCATAGAGCTAAAAAACATGTACAAGCTTGGAATAGGAAATATTACAGATATAAAAGGCACACCCCCAAATCCAAATCCAATTGGGGTATTCGGGAAAAGCAAGGAAAAATCAAAAGGTAAAGATACAATAACAGGACACTGGGAGATAGCAGGGGTTGTGTTGGAAGAACCGTTTAAAACTTTTCCTGAGGGGTTTCCAGAGGAACTTATTAAAGAATTTGAGAGACAAATTGGCAGAAAAGTGCTGGGGAACAAAGTGGCATCTGGTACTGAAATAATAAAAGAGCTTGGAGAGCAGCATATGAAAACTGGCTACCCTATTGTGTATACCTCGGCAGATTCTGTATTTCAGATTGCTGCTCATGAAGAGGTCATTCCTCTTGATGAGCTTTATAAAATATGCGAGATAGCAAGAAGAATGTTGGTTGGTAAATGGCTTGTTGCAAGGGTTATTGCACGACCTTTTGTTGGAAAAGACAGAAGTAGTTTTGTCAGAACATATAACAGAAAAGACTTTGCAGTTGAACCACCTTATGAGACACTGCTTGATAATATAAAAGAGGCAGGACTTGAAGTTGTAGGTATTGGCAAGATTGAAGATATATTTGCAAAAAGAGGATTGAGCATAAGCATTCATACAGAGGGGAACATGGATGGGATTGACAAAACCCTCAAGATGATGGATGAAGTAAAAGACGGGCTTATATTTACTAACCTTGTTGACTATGATATGCTCTATGGTCACAGAAATGACCCTCATGGCTATGCAAAGGCTTTAATAGACTTTGACACAAGGCTTCCCGAAATCATGAAAAAGCTTAAAGAAGATGATATTTTGATAATCACTGCAGACCATGGTTGTGACCCGACAACACCTTCAACAGATCATTCGCGTGAATATGTGCCAATTATTGTATATGGTCAGAATGTTAAAAAAGGACATGACCTTGGAACAAGAAAAAGCTTTGCTGATATTGGTCAGACAATAGCAGAATATTTGAATATAAAACCTTTAAAGTTTGGAGAGAGTTTTTTAAAAGAAATTATGATAAAATAG
- a CDS encoding GntR family transcriptional regulator gives MESAESIVYPPRYELVLRKLKHLIEEKFKEGDKLPSEVELAKFFGVSRATLREAMRILEEEGYVIRKHGIGTFVASRPILQTGMEELQSITKLMKKQGYQPHTKDVIVTRTYPNAKEAHMLKINQNEEIIKIERVRLADNIPVVYCIDRLPAKLFGEKFEFKGESLFDYLNDNLGIYIAYAISDIIPMLAEKNEVYKKLKLEKNDVVLLFDQIHFDQSDTPILYSSNFFSPKKFRFYIVRKRV, from the coding sequence GTGGAGAGTGCAGAGAGCATTGTTTATCCACCCAGGTATGAATTGGTGTTGCGAAAGTTAAAGCACCTTATCGAAGAAAAATTCAAAGAGGGAGATAAGCTTCCGTCTGAGGTAGAACTTGCGAAATTTTTCGGAGTCAGTCGAGCTACTTTAAGAGAGGCAATGAGGATATTAGAAGAGGAAGGATATGTTATTAGAAAACATGGAATAGGCACTTTTGTTGCATCAAGACCCATTTTACAAACAGGTATGGAAGAACTACAAAGCATAACAAAACTTATGAAAAAGCAAGGGTATCAACCACATACAAAAGATGTAATTGTTACACGGACTTACCCGAATGCAAAAGAAGCACATATGTTGAAAATTAATCAAAATGAAGAGATTATAAAAATTGAACGTGTAAGACTTGCCGACAACATACCAGTTGTATACTGCATAGATAGACTTCCTGCTAAGCTTTTTGGTGAGAAATTTGAATTTAAAGGAGAGTCACTTTTTGACTATTTAAATGATAATTTGGGAATATATATTGCATATGCAATTTCTGATATAATTCCAATGCTTGCTGAAAAAAATGAAGTATATAAAAAGTTGAAGCTTGAAAAAAACGATGTCGTACTTTTGTTTGACCAAATACATTTTGACCAAAGTGATACTCCTATATTATATTCTTCAAATTTCTTTTCACCCAAAAAGTTTAGATTCTACATTGTAAGAAAGAGGGTATAA
- the deoC gene encoding deoxyribose-phosphate aldolase, with translation MTKIEIAKFIDHTLLRSNATHAEIKKLCDEAIQYSFASVCVNPYYVKVCKEYLKDTSVKVATVIGFPLGATTMKTKIFEAREAFENGADEIDMVINIGALLEGNVDYVYEEIKNIVDIARGYKSKIVKVIIETSELSDQQKIEACKIVMAAGADFVKTSTGFSKSGAKYEDILLMRKVVGDKIKIKASGGIRTYEDALKMIEAGASRIGTSSGVAIVSED, from the coding sequence ATGACAAAAATAGAGATTGCAAAGTTTATTGACCACACTTTATTGAGGTCAAATGCTACACATGCAGAAATAAAAAAGCTTTGTGATGAGGCAATCCAATACTCTTTTGCTTCAGTTTGTGTCAATCCATACTATGTGAAGGTTTGCAAGGAGTATTTAAAAGATACATCTGTGAAGGTTGCAACTGTGATAGGTTTTCCTCTTGGCGCAACTACTATGAAAACTAAAATATTTGAAGCAAGAGAAGCATTTGAAAATGGAGCAGATGAGATAGACATGGTTATAAATATTGGAGCTTTGTTAGAAGGAAATGTAGACTATGTATACGAAGAGATAAAAAACATTGTTGATATTGCAAGGGGGTATAAAAGTAAGATTGTAAAAGTGATTATTGAAACATCTGAGTTAAGTGACCAACAGAAGATAGAAGCATGTAAAATAGTGATGGCTGCAGGAGCTGATTTTGTAAAGACTTCAACAGGCTTTTCCAAAAGTGGTGCCAAGTATGAGGATATACTTTTGATGAGAAAAGTTGTTGGTGACAAAATAAAGATAAAAGCTTCAGGTGGAATAAGAACCTATGAAGATGCACTTAAAATGATAGAAGCAGGTGCAAGCAGAATTGGTACAAGTTCTGGTGTTGCAATTGTTTCAGAGGACTAA
- the mtnP gene encoding S-methyl-5'-thioadenosine phosphorylase has translation MIGIIGGSGFYSFLENFEEIEIETPYGKPSDKIAISMVEGKEVAFIPRHGKKHIYPPHKVPYKANIYALKQLGVDRIISTTACGSLKKEISPGDFVIVDQFVNRTWGREDTFSDIGNVKHTSMAQPYDEQMREIAINVLEELGYRFHKKGTCVVIQGPRFSTLAESRWYSKMGFDVIGMTQYPEVALANELGIKYLNVTLVTDYDAGLEDDPGVKPVSHEEVLRVFSENIEKLKKVVIEIIKRI, from the coding sequence ATGATAGGAATAATAGGTGGTTCTGGATTTTACTCTTTTCTGGAAAATTTTGAGGAGATTGAGATTGAAACACCTTATGGCAAACCAAGTGATAAAATAGCAATTTCCATGGTGGAAGGAAAAGAAGTTGCGTTTATTCCGAGACATGGTAAAAAGCATATTTATCCCCCACACAAAGTTCCATACAAAGCAAACATATATGCATTAAAACAACTTGGTGTTGACAGGATTATATCCACAACAGCTTGTGGGAGTCTAAAAAAAGAAATTTCACCAGGTGATTTCGTGATTGTTGACCAATTTGTTAACAGAACATGGGGACGAGAGGACACATTTTCGGATATTGGAAATGTAAAGCACACCTCAATGGCACAGCCTTATGATGAGCAGATGAGAGAAATTGCAATTAATGTTTTAGAAGAACTTGGATATAGATTTCATAAAAAAGGTACATGTGTAGTTATTCAGGGACCGCGATTTTCTACTTTAGCTGAGAGCAGATGGTACTCCAAGATGGGGTTTGACGTTATTGGAATGACTCAGTATCCTGAGGTAGCTTTGGCAAATGAGCTTGGAATAAAGTATTTAAATGTAACTCTTGTGACGGACTATGATGCGGGTTTAGAAGATGACCCGGGTGTAAAACCTGTTTCGCATGAAGAGGTTTTGAGAGTGTTTTCAGAAAATATAGAGAAGCTAAAAAAGGTTGTCATTGAAATAATAAAAAGAATATAA
- a CDS encoding XapX domain-containing protein, with protein MKAILLSLLTGFIVGAIFKILKLPIPAPNALAGIAGIFGIFLGAFAVEQLLKLFTK; from the coding sequence TTGAAGGCAATACTTCTTTCGCTTCTCACAGGTTTTATAGTTGGAGCAATATTTAAGATTCTCAAGCTACCTATTCCTGCACCAAATGCTCTGGCAGGTATTGCGGGTATTTTTGGGATTTTCTTAGGTGCTTTTGCTGTAGAGCAGCTTTTAAAATTGTTTACAAAATAA
- a CDS encoding methyl-accepting chemotaxis protein produces the protein MRLFRNLKISTKILAGFGIVLILILLMGTIAVTNINRINNAYKEVYQANVKAFIAIGNVLGGFERQRINYRNILLARNSAEMNTYLQKTNEIKNFYKTNLEEFSRLINEEDIKKEYQKLISLFGEYESLTNQIVELAKSDKKAAIDLMFKPSSAQLVTEVQNSINTLYDLEKKYIEESNLQNDALARSTVTSMIIIIILCIAISLFLGLIISSAISRPLSKMVFAAQKIADGDLTVDISVDSKDEVGILSEAFSKMVESLSQLIFSVKSSAEQVALGAKQLADASQSLAQGATDQASSIEVLNASIEEVSAQTKQNSKNVEEATNFANQIRDDAKIGMQQMEEMMKAMEEINTASSNISKIIKTIDEIAFQTNILALNAAVEAARAGSYGKGFAVVAEEVRNLATRSANAAKETSSLIESTIKKIEVGNSIAKQTYTSLDRITKNIDKMAMIMNDIMYSSKEQSEAIAQITEGINQVANVVQSNSANSQETAAASEELYSQADTLKNLVERFKTRS, from the coding sequence ATGAGGTTATTTAGAAATCTTAAGATTTCTACAAAGATTTTAGCGGGGTTTGGAATAGTTTTAATTTTGATACTTTTAATGGGTACAATTGCTGTTACAAATATCAACAGAATAAACAATGCATATAAAGAGGTTTATCAAGCTAATGTGAAGGCATTTATTGCAATTGGCAATGTGCTTGGAGGTTTTGAACGACAGCGTATAAACTATAGAAATATTTTACTTGCGAGAAATTCTGCAGAGATGAATACGTATCTTCAAAAAACTAATGAGATAAAAAATTTTTATAAAACAAATCTTGAAGAATTTTCAAGATTGATAAATGAAGAGGACATAAAAAAAGAATATCAAAAGTTGATTTCTTTATTTGGTGAATACGAGAGTCTAACAAATCAGATAGTTGAACTTGCAAAAAGTGATAAAAAAGCAGCAATTGACCTTATGTTCAAGCCAAGTTCAGCCCAGCTTGTGACTGAAGTTCAAAACTCAATTAATACCCTCTATGATCTTGAAAAAAAATACATCGAAGAGTCAAACCTTCAAAATGATGCCCTTGCAAGAAGTACAGTAACATCAATGATAATAATAATTATTCTGTGCATAGCAATATCTCTCTTTTTAGGACTGATTATTTCTTCAGCTATCAGCAGACCACTTTCTAAAATGGTTTTTGCTGCCCAGAAAATTGCAGATGGAGATTTAACAGTTGATATAAGTGTTGATTCAAAAGATGAGGTTGGGATTTTGTCAGAAGCTTTTTCTAAGATGGTAGAATCATTATCTCAGCTTATCTTTTCAGTAAAATCATCTGCAGAACAGGTTGCACTTGGTGCAAAACAGCTTGCGGATGCAAGTCAAAGTCTTGCTCAGGGTGCAACTGACCAGGCAAGCTCTATCGAGGTGCTAAATGCTTCAATAGAAGAGGTATCTGCTCAAACAAAACAGAATAGCAAAAACGTAGAAGAAGCAACTAATTTTGCTAACCAGATTAGGGATGATGCAAAAATAGGTATGCAGCAAATGGAAGAAATGATGAAGGCTATGGAAGAAATTAATACTGCTTCGTCCAATATATCAAAAATAATTAAGACAATAGATGAAATTGCTTTTCAGACAAATATATTAGCGCTCAACGCTGCAGTTGAAGCAGCCAGGGCAGGAAGCTATGGGAAAGGATTTGCGGTTGTGGCTGAAGAGGTGCGAAATTTGGCCACCAGAAGTGCAAATGCAGCAAAAGAAACAAGCAGCCTTATTGAATCTACAATCAAAAAGATTGAGGTGGGAAACAGTATTGCGAAACAAACATACACCTCGTTAGATAGGATTACAAAGAACATCGATAAAATGGCCATGATCATGAATGATATAATGTATTCTTCAAAAGAACAATCTGAAGCAATAGCTCAGATTACAGAGGGAATAAACCAAGTTGCCAATGTTGTGCAGAGTAATTCAGCCAACTCTCAAGAGACAGCTGCTGCTTCAGAAGAACTTTACAGTCAAGCAGACACTCTTAAAAACCTTGTTGAAAGATTTAAAACAAGAAGCTGA